One Gloeobacter morelensis MG652769 DNA window includes the following coding sequences:
- a CDS encoding translation initiation factor: protein MSPDRTVYSTHPRPQPRCETCGELASVCGCEPQSIAPNKQTARLAHDRKRRRGKVVTVVSGLVLSEAQLDELAKLLKSQCGAGGTIKDSEIEIQGEHREKVAGILQKLGFKIKLVGG from the coding sequence ATGAGCCCCGATCGCACCGTCTATTCCACCCACCCGCGCCCCCAGCCGCGCTGCGAGACCTGTGGCGAACTGGCAAGCGTCTGTGGGTGTGAGCCGCAATCCATCGCGCCCAACAAGCAAACCGCCCGCCTCGCCCACGACCGCAAGCGCCGCCGCGGCAAGGTGGTAACCGTGGTGAGCGGTCTCGTCCTATCCGAAGCCCAACTCGACGAACTGGCCAAACTGCTCAAAAGCCAGTGCGGTGCAGGCGGCACGATCAAAGACAGCGAAATCGAGATCCAGGGCGAACACCGGGAGAAAGTGGCGGGCATTCTCCAAAAGTTGGGCTTCAAGATTAAACTAGTTGGCGGCTGA
- a CDS encoding aspartyl/asparaginyl beta-hydroxylase domain-containing protein, producing MFLDTKDYPFAAHLEANWWVILAELQQLDNQNFFAWPEKQYYGEGWDIFALYTYGVPLGKNCKLCPQTAALVKQIPGMMTAVFSRMAPGLHIAPHRGEPAGLLRYHLGLIIPPGCGLRVGPETRSVQEGGSIVFDDTTEHEAWNRSDRERIVLLVDFKSPNAKQGFTLASMFQRLRGGKS from the coding sequence ATGTTTCTCGATACCAAAGATTACCCTTTTGCAGCGCACCTGGAAGCCAACTGGTGGGTTATCCTTGCCGAACTGCAGCAACTGGACAATCAAAACTTTTTTGCCTGGCCAGAAAAGCAGTACTACGGCGAGGGGTGGGACATCTTCGCGCTCTACACCTACGGGGTGCCGCTTGGCAAAAATTGCAAGCTCTGTCCGCAAACGGCCGCACTGGTCAAGCAAATCCCGGGCATGATGACGGCAGTCTTCTCCCGGATGGCCCCCGGTTTGCACATCGCCCCGCACCGGGGCGAACCGGCGGGGCTCTTGCGCTACCACCTGGGGCTGATCATCCCGCCCGGCTGTGGTTTGCGCGTCGGCCCCGAGACGCGCAGCGTCCAAGAAGGCGGCAGCATTGTCTTCGACGACACCACCGAGCACGAAGCCTGGAACCGCAGCGACCGCGAACGCATCGTGCTACTGGTGGATTTTAAATCCCCCAACGCCAAACAGGGCTTCACCCTCGCCAGCATGTTCCAACGCCTCAGGGGCGGCAAAAGTTAA